The sequence CGGACTGCCGCTGCTTGCAGCTTCTCGTGTTATAAACACGCCGCTCATCTTGTGGACAAAGGCCTTGTACCACTCAAAGGTAATGGGATTTTTTTTGTTACTTACTATGTTAAAAGATAAATTAATGAGTTGAATTTGCGGCGAATATATTTTCACATTTTGTGCTCTAATTtgagaaataaattaaagtataGACAAgacagatttttttttttattgtagatAGAAAAATTAGGGGTGGAATCAAGCTTAATTAGCTATTGTTTAATACTTGGCTATTGAATAGGAAGACTTTTTGGTTGAGTTTAAGTACATTGAGTGGGTAACGAGAATTTCAAAATCAAGTAAAAACTTATAATATTTTGTGATGTAcagaatataatatttttggttattttttcatcccaaaatatataaaaatttgacagaaaaaaataaaatcatgtgAAGTTAAAAACTTTGGACATTTCGCCCCATTGAAGGTCCGCCTGgagtatatatattttgtttctGTCTGCCCTGTAGTTCAGACAAAAATaagtaattttaaatatatatattgggtAAACCactgttaaaaaaaattaaataatatagcaTTGGATTGGTAATGGACGATAGCGTATATAGATAGATGGTTGGTCGAAGTCTATGGTCCAATTCGGCTGCGCCTACGATTGGAGTTTACAATTAACTCACGTAACATTCATTCTAGAACTAAGAAACGGCAACTAATCTCAATGTATAAATACATCATAAATCTTCAATTAGACAATATCGGGTCTGTTTTGTTTCAGAAATCTTTGACTTGActtaaatcataaaaaatattataacttttattaatttatgaTTCGGATCGACGTatctcataaataaaaatttataagatCTTCTCACAAAAGCcctaatttaaatatataggcTAGAGATTTAGGCctcgtttggtttcaaaagccagaccaaaaaagcacttttttaagtgtttttcatttaataaattgttttggttgaccaaaaaagtgcttaaataagcacttttttaagtcaaaattagagctttttcaaaagccaaaaattatagcttaaaaagcgtttttttaaaaaaatgtctaccaaatccaaacgggACCTTAGGCCGGTCTAATAGCTCTAAATATAGTATTTGAGAGCATTTGAGTGtttagtaaaatatatattgAGTTGAATTGCAAAAACTCAATTTAATATATTtcatttcaaaatatatatattttccctGTTTTATCAATTTTCCTTCTATTATGTACGAAACCCAACAGCAACATAATATAGAGAGTGAAATATAAGATACAAAAATTGACTTGGTGgctagattttaaaaaaatgatttattgGCTAATTTTGGCTACCAAAAATGATATCATCCTCCCAAAAATAGCAATCTAAATCTGAATgtgatatattaaaatttaaaatatatatatagagtttctttcaagtgcccacctaccatgcccaccaatgatgtggcattattctattggacctacaatttatcacatctttatcacatccaatagaatagtgtcacatcattggtggacatggtaggtggacacttgaaagaaactctatatatatatatatatatatatatatatatgtcattttctaataCAATTTCTTAATATCATAAGCTTTTGGTATGCTGTGAAATAAGAACAAAGATATGTTGCCTGTACATCTAAAATCATACTCTGATTTGAATTCagaaaattgatttattttggatttttaacctctattttttaaaaaaaaaaagaagtttaGTCATTTCTCGCGAAAAAACCTGCGTTGATAAAAAATCCACATTTCtaacatttcaaaaataataataatagaaagAGAGaggatatttaaaattatagatttaaaaaAGAAAAGGTTTTAGAACACCAACATAACAGAGTATTGCAGGAAGTACATGATTTTCGTTATTATTATATGGTTAAATGCATGCTAATAATTTggactaataataataatatttacgACAGATGAGGAAGGATATTTGGACACTCCAATAAATTGGATTCCAGGAATGATCCCTCTACGCCTCAAGGATTTCCCCAGTTTCGTTCTAACGACCGATCCCAACGACGAAATGTTAAACTATGTAATAACAGAAACTGCTCGATCTTCAAAGGCATCAGCCATAATCATAAACACTGTTTTTGATTTGGAAAAGAATGTTCTGAACGCACTTTCTTCAACCTGCCCACCAATGTACACCGTCGGCCCGCTGCAGCTCCAGATAGATCGCGTTCCAGACGACCATGTTCTCAAACGGATGAGCTCCAGTCTCTTGCCTGAAGAGCACGAGTGCCTCCAGTGGCTCGACTCCAAGCCTAAAAACTCAGTCATCTACGTCAACTATGGCAGCATTGCGGTTTTAACTCCTCGGCAGGTGACCGAGTTGGCGTGGGGGCTTGTGGACAGCAACAAGAGCTTCTTGTGGATCGTCAGGCCGGATTTAGTCTCGGGAGAGAACGCGGCGGCCCTGTTCCCATTCGGATTCTCCGAGGCAGCGAAAGACAGAGGTTTCCTCGCCAGTTGGTGCCCTCAAGAGAAGGTGCTCTCCCACGGGGCGGTCGGGGGATTCTTGACGCACTGCGGATGGAACTCGATGACTGAAAGCTTGTGCAGTGGGGTGCCGATGCTGTGCTGGCCGTTTTTCGCCGATCAGCGGATTAATTGTCGGTATGCTTGCGACGAATGGGGCGTCGGATTGGAGATCTGTAGTGATGTGAATAGGGAGGAAGTGGGATTTCTTGTTAGGGAATTGTTGGATGGAGAGAGAGGTGTGGAGATGAAGAGAAGGGCTTTAGAGTGGAAGGAGAAGATGGCCGAAGCCATCGGTTTTGGAGGTTCTTCCTATTTGAATTTGAGTAAATTAGTAGACCAAGTTTTACGTgcgtgatttttattttcatattatGTTTTCCATGATTTAACAATGGGATATGTTCCTCTCAAGAATATCTCACGTGTTGGAGTGGATAAGTTTTTGGCCTCTTGATAAATGGTCATAAATAATCGATTGTTTCTAccaatatttttgaattaaaccTGTCGCACAAGCTAAGCTTACTCAGTGTAATTTTACCCGGCTAGGGCAGTTTTTATGCTATTGTGTTAATATGAGGTTTGCACCGTGCGCACCAAACAAAATAACGAACGTAGATTTTACATCATAAAAAAACACGAAAAAAAAAAGCTTAGGATCATATGTTCTAGCTGTTTGCTCCAAAGCATAAAACATAAAGGATAAGGTtaatttttaatcattattatagTTTTAAAGGACCTCATCAAATACAAAAGTTGTACCTAAAAAGTAGAGTATTACCCTATATaaacactacaaaaaaaaactcGGCTATTTGCCACGTTAGATAAAAACCGTGGCAAATTTTGCCACGGTTTAACTCAAGCGTTGCAAAATGTCACGGTTCAACCGTGACAATTTGTTACGGTTTTTATAACCGTGGCAAAAATGAAGCCATGATTGTAAAAATCGCGGCAAAATTTGTTACGATTTAACTAAAAGCGTCACAATTTGCAACACTTATTTAAACCGTGGCAAAATACTTGTCACGTTTATTACAACCGTCGCAAATTTTCAAGCTTCAATTACACCGTGGCAAAATTTTGCAACGGTTATTTAGAAACCATTGCAAATAATATCTTCGATTGTGTTAATTTGATGtttgattcaaaaaaatatggatttttttggTTATTTTCGGAGATCCGGCCGTCGTCGCTGTCCAACGCCGTAGAAGAATCCCGCCGCCGTCCGCCTTTTCCGTCGCCGCGGTAACATAATCCATAtttgatatttaattaatttttttgttgattAGAAATACAATATGATAAATAATCTTGTTTAAggattatttaaaatattgttaTTCCATGTTAGTTACGACATTTGATGAaaaattatatacaaatataaatGTTTAGAAATAttatatgataaaatatattttgtttagattaattagtatttttttagttagtaattaatattaatgtattaataataaaatatataaattaatttttttttatacattCATTTACATTTGCAACGGTTCTACAAAACCGTGGCATATTATGTCACGGTTTATTTGAAACCGTAATAAAATTTGTAACGGTTTAGTAGAAACGTGACAAAAAGTTTGATACGCTATATTTACAAACGTGGCAATGTTTGTAACGGTTTATTTACAACCGTGACAAATATTTGCAACGGTCTTCATAAAACCGTGGCAATATTTTGCTACGGTagttgtcaaatttggcaaataTTGCTACGGTTTGACTAAACCGTTGCAATTAAATGTTACGGTGCATTTTGCAACGGTAAGATTAAACCATTGCAAAAGCGTTGCAAATTTAATTTTGCAACGCTATTTGCGACGGTAGAACCGTGGCAAACTTTCGTTTTTTTTGTTGTGAAAACGGATAATTTTGTCTCAACAATCTATTTAAGATATCTCGTCTTTGATTTTTTAGACAAAAATTCCTTTTAGAATTTTAGAAACAGATCATAAAACCATTTatgaattcatttctaatttgATCAAATGATTTTATCTCCAAATTTAATCTTGTCTCTAATTTTTTCATAAATTCATTGTTATTATGTGTCGAAATGAATTCGGTCTCTTTTGAAATacaattttatttagtttataaATCCATtcataataataacaataataaataaacaaaaaaatttgtgagaCGGATTCACGAGTAAATTTTGTGAGACACATCTCCTAAATGAGTCATCCATGatattgtattatttttattttttcgatatacagacaatttttttggtatacagaatttttttcggtatctatacggtatcaatGTGGattttttctatatcaaaattttggaatttcagtatcggtatcggtatgaattttttcatacAGATATTTTTGATATGATATACCGAAAAGCCACCCCTACTCACAAGAGACcaactaaaataaataatacctcagaaatagatttaaaaaaatcaaaacaacgtACTTAGTAAatggaaaaaattaaaatcaaattaacatTAATATGAATGAATATTCACATCATCCAAGTAAACAGAGTTAATAACTAATCAAATTACAAATATATCTAAATAAATCTTCAATATTTCGAGTAAACTGATGTTCATATCTCTTATAATTTGGTTCAATTTTGCAAATACCTATTAATTGTACAACTGGAATCACAAGTCTTCTCTTTGTAGTTCCAAGGTGATGCGGACTTGGAAAGTGCGCGAGTTGATCAAGTTTCCAAGAAGTCATGAGACCTGCTGGAGTTGCTACAGGGACTGATAACGAGGGGTCGGAGCAAGATTGGATAATTTTGAGCTGAACTATAATACTAATTACTCTGCTGACCCGGACATCAGCTTTGGGAGAGATGACCTGAAAGATGTGGCATTACCTTTCTAATTATGATGTGACTCGCATCTTCGTGGATATAGGGAGCTCGGTCATCGTTCAAAGAGACCTTGGATCAAATGAAGCTAGATAGGTTCGAGTTGGAGCCCATAACCATGGCTTTGTATGGATTTACTGGTCTTGCTTTGCAACCCTTAGGTCAGATAATGCTCCCGTTGTCATTAGGGAGTAGAGAGCAGCGCGTCACGAATATGACTTGCTTCACGGTGGTTGATACTCCATCTTATTTTAATGGCATTTTGGGTCGACCTGCCCTAAGCAATTTTTGAGCTGTGACATCTACTTATCATCAAAAGTTGAAGTTTTCGGTTGGCAGAGATGTGGGAGTAGTCTGAGGTGATCAGAATTCAGCTTAATTGTGTTATGTGAATGAGGTGAAAACTGATGCCAAGAGGAGTCGAAAATAAATAGGAATGGTGTCAATAGGCCGAATGTCGAGAGCTCTTGGCCGGGATGTGTTGTTGATGGTTGAGGAAGGTCATGAAGTGGTTGAGCTGAGCTCTAGGGGTCAGGAAGTCAAGTTGGCGGCCGACCTGAGCCCACAATTGAATCAAACCCTAGTGGATTGTTTGAAGAAAAACCAGGATGTGTTTGGCTGGACCACATCCGAACTCATCGGTGTAAGCCCAAAGATCATGGTACATCGGGCTCAACACTCTCTTGGGAGTTCGGTCGATAAAACAGAAGAAGCAAAATTTTGGACCTGAGAAACACAGAGTAATTAAGAAGGGGGTGGATGAACTCCTTATAGctggtcatatcagtgaagtacAATTCCCTACTTGGCTATCAAATGTGGTCATGGTGCCCAAGAGCTCAGGTAAATGGAGGATGTGCGTTGATTTCAGAGATTTGAACAAGTCTTACCCAAAGGATTGTTATACATTGCCTCGAATTGATCAGTTGGTTGACTCTACTGCAGGTCATCAGTATTTGTGCTTTATGGATGTTTATCAAGGGTATCATCAAATCCCCGTAGCTGAGGAAGTTCGGGACAAGGTGAGCTTCACCACCTCACATGGAACTTTTTTGTTATATAGTAATGCCCTTTGATTTGAAGAATGTAGGAGTCACTTATCAGAGGCTAATGGACAAGGTGTTCTCTAAGCAGATTGGCAAAAATTTGGAGGTTAGTGTGGATGACATTTTGGTAAAGTCGCAAGATGATCTGGGTCCGATAGTCGACTTGGCGGATACTTTCTCTATGCTAAGATCCTATGGGGTGAATCTTAACACGGAAAATGTGTTTTCGGAGTGAAAGGTGGGAAGTTCTTGGGGTACATGGTAGCTGAAAGAAGAATTGAGGCCAATCCGGAGAAAGTGCAGGACATTTGGTCTATGTCACCTTCTCGCAACCTGTAGAAAGTTCATAGGTTGGCAGGAAGGGTAGCAGCCCTAGCTAGCTTCATCTCTAGGTCAGCTCATCGAAGTTTGCCTTTTTTCAGGGTTATCCAAAAAGTAAAGAAGTTTGAATGGGATGATGAGTGTGCAAAGGCATTCGATGATCTCAAAAATTATCTAGACGAGCTTCTGATATTAGCTAATGTTTTGACCCAAATCCAAACATAGAATTAATTGGTAATTAATGAagtaaacatgtttagaatggttaaaacatgattaaacaaTCTCCAAATGAGATTAAGGAGTTCAAAATcggattcagaacactcgaaaatgacCAGAGGGTTCCAAGTTCTCGGGTGGATCGGAAGATCCAAACTCATGGATCGGAGGATCTGATCTTGGAGGGTTCGGAATATAAGTTGGAGTTCGGAAGGGActagttcggatgatccgatctcCATTGGATAAGGTAAGATAAGATCGAGATTTGGTTGGATAGTTGCAGgagttcggaagatccaaagagaagatcggacgatccgatctgttcggaggctccgagtgagttcggaagcatggggagttcggacgatccaaacttaGGATCGGACCATTCGAAATCTGTCGGCAACCAGCTGTTAGGATAAGGGACACATATTTGGAGGGGAATCGTTGGgatgatcggacgatccgaacatggggatcggatcatccgatcttcgcctataaatagaggcgcGAGGGCCTCATTTCCAACCGCACCatttcctctcctctctctTTCTAGCTCAATTTTAGGGGCTTTCGGGCGTCTTTCGTAGGGCCAGAAAGAGACGGAGCATTTTTTGGGTAGTagcggagcggtgcccaagttgTGGGACAGTCGTCATTAGCGGACTGACTACGGGCGCATGTATGGTCCGAGATCCTtaaaaatattagggagtatttaatagcttagttaaggcttttaaagcatGATAAGTGATACATggttattttgcattgtagtgtggACTGTAGATGTGGTGCATCTAGGAGTAGATTATTGAGGTACAGACGTACTATCCAAGACACCCTGGTTAAGTCTACATGATTctatgattgcatgttttatgtgccactgattatatgtgcatttattatgttaCGGATATTATGATGCATGCATTGTCACGTTGAGCCTGTTTTCATTGATATTATCCATAGAGGGGTCGGTAAATCCCATTATATTTGTGGGTGAATTCTATGAATTTGGAATCTGGTGTTAATTCCATAGGATTTATGGTATGGGATCCATCTCTTGATGCGACGgcccaacgtgctacatacaATGGCGCCTTTTATTGAGCGATTTTCTATCTATGATAGGTTTCCAGTACCCATTcatatgcatttgtatttgcattTATAACATGTGTATACTAATACCTTTGTGTTGAGCATTATTTGCTCACGTCCGTGTATTTTAtttggacactccattcgatgGACAGTTACAGGTTTCCCAAGTTCGGAGACCAGTGAGTAGTTGGCAACCGAAGAGTTCGGAACTCAGTTGGTGCCAACGATTTTAGTTAATCTTGACTCTTTTGTATTGGATTTtagattgggttgtattattgaTGTTATGGGTTTCAGTTTTTACCGATTATATTATATcggattagtatttgatttaagttttcgcaGTTTTTCTCTAATTTTGTTATCTAAGTATAATTGCATACTTAAGTTTTGGTTACTTAGTGATTCTGGGATgtgtcactacatttatggtatcagagcatgcaatatgAGCCTTTGGAACAAAGTGCTTGGATATTTTGGTTATCCGTGTAGAGTGAAGATTGGAACATCAGATGTGGTGATGGTAAGGCACCTAGGTTTGCccaagactatcatcatcgggaTGATCATCAGAGACTGGATTGGTGTAGGTTCCCGCAAGAAGAGACCTGAGATAAGGATCATGTCCGAGATTCCAGGAGTAGCAGAGGATTGGTTGGAGCGCGTGAGATGTCCATGCTCATTCCTCACTAAACTGTGTAcactcctctgaagattctccacacgTAGTTGAGGAGATTGTCATAAGGGTCTTGCTTCATCTATCAGGTAATGGTCCCAACAAAATTGGAAGAATCCAGATAGATTAGCAAGATCTTTTGGATTTCGTGTATGTTAGTTTCTTTTAGCatgcttgtattgatgcttGGAAGAGGCAAACGGGAAACTGCTCGTTCAAATAAGTAGATACCAGGAGATATAAAACATCTAGTTGTATGAGGTATAATAAACAGATTTTAAGTATTGTATTAAGATTTGTTGTAATAAGTACTTCTGTTATAAGTATTTGAATAATTGTATTATTGATTCCAGAATTTTGTGAATTTCTTAGTGACTGTAACTAAGGATTTGTAGTAAGAATTTTATTAAACCTGATTCAAtggtttaatatttattatcagTGTTGGATCATTTGGATGGTCTACTTGTTATCAGTTGATTAGTGTTCCATTATTGAACTCATAGGTTGTTTGAGTAAATTGATTGTGCATACTTACCATATGATTAGTTCTGGGAATTTACCTAGAATGGTGAAGTAAGTATGTGactttttatattattttcaggGGCATGATTTATACTAGTTGCTGTGTGATTTGATTTGGGTAGTTTCCTAGACCAGTTGATTAAGATTGAGACCTTAATTGGTTGTTGTTATGGATGATGGGTTTCATCAGGAGCAGGGTGGTTGTTTGTACCATGTGTTGTATGAAAATTATATGAAGCCAGAAGGatcttgaaaaaaattatatgaaaatttaaaagggaaaattgcttttttggtcctgtatgtttgtcactttgcgattttggtcctttatattttcagattgcagttttagtccgctatctttatttttttggcaattttagtcctttttccgatgtggcgctgacgtggcacaaattcaatgctgatgtggagctgacgtgtacagtgccacgtcagcattttcgaagaaaaaggaccgaaattgccaaaaatcgaaacatacaggactaaaactgaaatgtgaaaacataaaggaccaaaatcgcaaagtggcaaacatacaggactaaatttgcaattttcccaatTTAAAAATA comes from Henckelia pumila isolate YLH828 chromosome 4, ASM3356847v2, whole genome shotgun sequence and encodes:
- the LOC140865300 gene encoding 7-deoxyloganetin glucosyltransferase-like, which codes for MKSIEANKKQHALCVPFPAQGHINPMLKLAILLHHKGFHITFVHTEYNHTRLLQSGGPAAVQGLPDFCFETIPDGLSPADGRADAQNLTSLLFSTRNNCLAPLTQLIKKLNRRAPPVSCVIADAIMTFALDAAEEIGVPGVILRTAAACSFSCYKHAAHLVDKGLVPLKDEEGYLDTPINWIPGMIPLRLKDFPSFVLTTDPNDEMLNYVITETARSSKASAIIINTVFDLEKNVLNALSSTCPPMYTVGPLQLQIDRVPDDHVLKRMSSSLLPEEHECLQWLDSKPKNSVIYVNYGSIAVLTPRQVTELAWGLVDSNKSFLWIVRPDLVSGENAAALFPFGFSEAAKDRGFLASWCPQEKVLSHGAVGGFLTHCGWNSMTESLCSGVPMLCWPFFADQRINCRYACDEWGVGLEICSDVNREEVGFLVRELLDGERGVEMKRRALEWKEKMAEAIGFGGSSYLNLSKLVDQVLRA